The Streptococcus pantholopis genome has a segment encoding these proteins:
- a CDS encoding MFS transporter, whose amino-acid sequence MSQSGLSKKLIAAILATGLLSFSGVLVETAMNITFPTLMREFGIGTATVQWMTTVYLLVVAIIVPISAYLKRSFKMKPLFLTANLLFLAGLLIDILAPTFGLLLLGRVVQGIGVGIALPLMFNIILEQVPMNKIGLMMGVGTLITAVAPAIGPTFGGLTASVLGWRYIFVLLVPLLLLSLFLGMTSIEQKSEVAAERFDFLSFLAIMVLFIGLILGIEGLSSHPFFSLNVLGTLILGILGLVFLLIRLGRLEQPIVNLAILKNPIFAGHVAAFFLFQIVNLGLSFLIPNYVQLVNGADATAAGLIVLPGALLGACFSPFGGTILDRFGARKPIWLGAGLVLAALLLYAVFGLHLSNGAICLIYFFNMVGTGMAFGNIMTNGQKQLTFQERSDANAIFNTLQQFAGALGTTVAALIVAMSQTSSESAYSRATAVGSRHAFIVFLVLAVIQLGLLVLVVKKED is encoded by the coding sequence ATGTCACAGAGTGGGTTATCAAAGAAGCTGATTGCTGCTATTTTGGCAACAGGTTTGCTGTCATTTAGCGGTGTTTTGGTTGAGACGGCAATGAATATTACTTTTCCGACTTTGATGAGAGAATTTGGCATCGGGACAGCAACTGTTCAGTGGATGACAACGGTTTATCTTTTGGTTGTTGCTATTATTGTTCCGATTTCGGCCTATCTTAAGCGCTCTTTTAAAATGAAGCCGCTGTTTCTGACAGCCAATCTTCTCTTTTTGGCGGGTCTTTTAATTGATATTTTGGCTCCAACGTTTGGCCTGCTTTTGTTGGGGCGTGTAGTCCAGGGGATAGGTGTCGGAATTGCCCTGCCCTTGATGTTTAATATTATTTTAGAGCAGGTGCCGATGAATAAAATCGGTCTGATGATGGGGGTCGGAACCCTGATTACCGCTGTGGCACCGGCTATCGGCCCCACATTTGGCGGTTTGACCGCTTCTGTGTTGGGCTGGCGTTATATTTTTGTCCTTTTAGTGCCTCTGCTGCTCTTATCGCTTTTTTTAGGAATGACCAGTATTGAGCAAAAGTCAGAAGTAGCAGCGGAGCGGTTTGACTTTCTAAGTTTTCTGGCCATCATGGTTTTATTTATCGGTCTGATTTTGGGGATTGAAGGGCTCAGTTCTCACCCTTTTTTCAGTCTTAATGTTTTAGGGACCTTGATTTTAGGCATTTTAGGGCTTGTTTTCCTGCTCATTCGTTTAGGTCGGCTGGAGCAGCCGATTGTTAATCTTGCTATTTTGAAAAATCCTATCTTTGCTGGTCATGTTGCGGCTTTTTTCCTCTTTCAGATCGTCAACCTAGGCTTGTCTTTTTTGATTCCTAATTATGTTCAGCTGGTTAATGGTGCCGATGCAACAGCGGCAGGTTTGATAGTACTTCCGGGGGCCTTGCTGGGGGCGTGCTTTTCTCCGTTCGGCGGCACTATTTTAGATAGATTTGGAGCTCGAAAACCGATTTGGCTGGGCGCGGGTCTCGTTCTTGCTGCTTTGCTGCTCTATGCAGTGTTTGGTCTGCATCTGTCTAACGGGGCTATCTGCTTAATCTATTTCTTCAACATGGTAGGAACAGGTATGGCTTTTGGCAATATTATGACCAATGGGCAAAAGCAGCTGACCTTTCAAGAGCGCTCAGATGCCAATGCTATTTTTAACACATTGCAGCAGTTTGCCGGAGCTCTTGGAACAACTGTAGCCGCTTTGATTGTCGCTATGAGCCAGACAAGCTCTGAATCGGCATACAGCAGAGCCACTGCTGTTGGTTCCCGGCACGCTTTTATCGTCTTTTTGGTTTTAGCTGTGATTCAGCTCGGCCTTCTTGTTTTAGTTGTCAAAAAAGAAGATTAG
- a CDS encoding YqeG family HAD IIIA-type phosphatase, whose product MSIDDYRPTFAVGAVYDLKAEDLLRQGIHAILVDLDNTLIAWNNPDGTQEVRAWLDEMTMADISVVVISNNSHSRVERAVAHFGVDFVSRAMKPFARGINAAIERYGFNRDEVVMVGDQLMTDIRASHRAGIRSVLVKPLVRTDAWNTQFNRWRERRVWAKLEEKYGKIEYQKGI is encoded by the coding sequence TTGAGTATAGATGATTATCGTCCGACCTTTGCGGTTGGAGCAGTTTATGATCTAAAGGCTGAAGACCTGCTGCGTCAGGGGATTCATGCGATATTGGTTGACTTAGATAATACGCTGATTGCCTGGAATAATCCGGATGGCACTCAAGAAGTGAGAGCCTGGCTGGATGAGATGACGATGGCGGACATTTCAGTTGTTGTGATTTCCAATAACAGCCATTCACGTGTTGAGCGTGCCGTGGCTCATTTTGGTGTGGATTTTGTCAGCAGGGCTATGAAGCCCTTTGCCCGCGGGATTAACGCTGCTATTGAGCGTTACGGTTTTAACCGCGATGAGGTGGTGATGGTCGGCGATCAGCTGATGACAGATATCAGAGCCAGCCATCGGGCTGGTATCCGATCTGTTTTGGTTAAACCTTTAGTCAGGACAGATGCCTGGAATACCCAATTTAACCGCTGGCGGGAACGGCGGGTTTGGGCCAAACTGGAAGAAAAATACGGAAAGATTGAATACCAAAAAGGAATTTAA